A genomic segment from Pseudomonas mendocina encodes:
- the choX gene encoding choline ABC transporter substrate-binding protein — protein MKGLTALAACCTLSLFSTSLLADDASCKNVRIGAVGWTDVVATTAVASELLQGLGYETKQTQASQQIIFAGIQKGQIDAFLGYWKPIMDDNIKPFLNAGAVKVAAEPSLDDAVAVLAVPSYTADKGLKTLADIAKFKDQLDGKIYGIEAGSGANTAIQKMIDSNQFGLGGFKLVESSEAGMLAAVGRAVRNEKPVVFFGWKPHPMNLSMQITYLTGTEDVFGPNDGAATVSTVTAPDYAERCPNANRLLTSLRFTSQQEAELMQPIMDRKQPAQVARDWIKANPQVVEAWLDGVTTLDGKPASVSLVAGN, from the coding sequence ATGAAAGGTCTTACCGCACTGGCCGCGTGCTGCACCCTGAGCCTGTTCAGTACCTCCCTGCTGGCCGACGATGCCAGTTGCAAGAACGTTCGCATTGGCGCCGTCGGCTGGACCGACGTGGTCGCCACCACCGCCGTCGCCAGCGAGTTGCTGCAGGGCCTCGGTTACGAAACCAAGCAGACCCAGGCTTCGCAACAGATCATCTTCGCCGGTATCCAGAAGGGCCAGATCGACGCCTTTCTCGGTTACTGGAAGCCGATCATGGACGACAACATCAAACCCTTCCTCAATGCCGGCGCGGTGAAGGTCGCCGCCGAGCCGTCGCTGGATGACGCCGTGGCCGTGCTCGCCGTGCCCAGCTACACCGCCGACAAGGGCCTGAAAACCCTGGCCGATATCGCCAAGTTCAAGGATCAGCTGGACGGCAAGATCTACGGCATCGAGGCCGGCTCTGGGGCCAATACGGCAATCCAGAAGATGATCGACTCCAACCAGTTCGGCCTCGGCGGCTTCAAACTGGTGGAATCCAGTGAAGCGGGCATGCTCGCCGCAGTGGGCCGTGCCGTGCGCAACGAGAAACCGGTGGTGTTCTTCGGCTGGAAACCGCATCCGATGAACCTGTCCATGCAGATTACCTATCTGACCGGCACCGAAGACGTGTTCGGCCCCAACGACGGTGCCGCCACGGTTTCCACCGTTACCGCGCCGGACTACGCCGAACGCTGCCCCAACGCCAACCGCTTGCTCACCAGCCTGCGCTTCACCAGTCAGCAGGAAGCGGAGCTGATGCAGCCGATCATGGATCGCAAGCAACCAGCTCAGGTGGCGCGTGACTGGATCAAGGCCAATCCGCAGGTGGTCGAGGCCTGGCTCGATGGCGTCACCACCCTGGACGGCAAGCCCGCCAGCGTTTCGCTGGTCGCCGGCAACTGA
- a CDS encoding BKACE family enzyme: MNYEVIVTCAVTGAGDTVGKHPAIPVTPKEIAAAAIEAARAGATVAHCHVRDPQTGKPSRDVALYREVVERIRESDTDVIINLTAGMGGDLEIGRGEQPLEFGAGTDLVGPLTRLAHVEELLPEICTLDCGTLNFGDGDFIYVSTPAQLRAGAKRITELGVKAELEIFDTGHLWFAKQMIKERLLDDPLIQLCLGIPWGAPADTTTMKAMADNLPPGITWAGFGIGRMQMPMVAQAMLLGGHVRVGLEDNIWLDRGVHASNGQLVERAIEIIERLGGRALSPAEGREKMKLKRRG; this comes from the coding sequence ATGAACTACGAGGTTATCGTCACCTGCGCGGTGACCGGCGCTGGCGACACCGTCGGTAAGCACCCGGCGATCCCGGTCACGCCCAAGGAAATCGCGGCGGCTGCCATCGAAGCGGCCAGGGCCGGCGCTACCGTTGCCCACTGTCATGTGCGTGATCCGCAGACCGGCAAGCCGAGTCGCGACGTGGCGCTGTACCGCGAGGTGGTCGAGCGCATCCGCGAAAGCGACACCGACGTCATCATCAACCTCACCGCCGGCATGGGTGGCGACCTGGAGATTGGCCGCGGCGAGCAGCCGTTGGAGTTCGGCGCCGGTACCGATCTGGTCGGGCCGCTCACCCGCCTGGCGCATGTCGAGGAACTGCTGCCGGAAATCTGCACCCTGGACTGTGGCACGCTGAATTTCGGCGACGGCGACTTCATCTACGTCTCCACTCCGGCGCAACTGCGCGCTGGCGCCAAGCGCATCACCGAGCTGGGCGTGAAGGCCGAGCTGGAAATTTTCGACACCGGCCACCTGTGGTTCGCCAAGCAGATGATCAAGGAACGCCTGCTGGACGACCCGCTGATCCAGTTGTGCCTGGGCATTCCCTGGGGCGCGCCGGCTGACACCACGACCATGAAGGCCATGGCCGACAACCTGCCGCCGGGCATCACTTGGGCCGGCTTCGGCATCGGCCGCATGCAGATGCCCATGGTGGCCCAGGCCATGCTGCTTGGCGGCCACGTACGCGTCGGGCTGGAGGACAACATCTGGCTGGATCGCGGTGTGCACGCCAGCAACGGCCAACTGGTCGAACGCGCCATCGAGATCATCGAACGCTTAGGCGGCCGAGCCCTGAGCCCGGCCGAGGGGCGGGAAAAGATGAAGCTCAAGCGGCGCGGCTGA
- a CDS encoding L-carnitine dehydrogenase: protein MTFATDIKTFAALGTGVIGAGWIARALAHGLDVIAWDPAPGAEAALRTRLANAWPALEKKGLAPGASLERLRFVDSIEDCVRDADFIQESAPERLDLKCELHAKISAAARPEVLVGSSTSGLLPSEFYADATHPERCVVGHPFNPVYLLPLVEVVGGAKTAPEAVQAAISVYKSLGMRPLHVRKEVPGFIADRLLEALWREALHLVNDGVATTGEIDDAIRFGAGLRWSFMGTFLTYTLAGGPAGMRHFMAQFGPALKLPWTYLEAPELTEGLIDAVVEGTAEQQGERSLDALERYRDDCLLAVLEAIRQTKARHGFAFAD, encoded by the coding sequence ATGACCTTCGCCACCGATATCAAGACCTTCGCCGCTCTCGGCACCGGCGTCATCGGCGCCGGCTGGATAGCCCGTGCCCTGGCCCACGGCCTCGACGTGATCGCCTGGGACCCGGCGCCTGGGGCCGAGGCTGCGTTGCGTACCCGTCTGGCCAATGCCTGGCCGGCGCTGGAGAAAAAGGGCCTGGCGCCCGGTGCCTCGCTGGAGCGCCTGCGCTTCGTCGACAGCATCGAGGACTGCGTGCGCGATGCCGATTTCATCCAGGAAAGCGCCCCCGAGCGCCTCGACCTCAAATGCGAGCTGCACGCCAAGATCAGCGCTGCCGCGCGCCCCGAGGTGCTGGTCGGCTCCAGTACCTCGGGCCTGTTGCCCAGTGAGTTCTACGCAGATGCCACGCACCCTGAGCGCTGCGTGGTCGGTCATCCGTTCAATCCAGTGTACCTGCTGCCGCTGGTGGAGGTGGTGGGTGGGGCGAAGACTGCGCCCGAGGCGGTGCAGGCGGCGATCAGTGTGTACAAGTCGCTGGGTATGCGCCCGCTGCATGTACGCAAGGAGGTGCCAGGCTTTATCGCTGATCGCCTGCTAGAGGCGCTTTGGCGCGAGGCGCTACATCTGGTCAACGACGGCGTGGCGACCACTGGCGAGATCGACGACGCGATCCGCTTTGGCGCCGGCCTGCGCTGGTCGTTCATGGGCACCTTTCTGACTTACACCCTGGCCGGCGGCCCGGCTGGGATGCGTCACTTCATGGCCCAGTTCGGCCCGGCGCTGAAACTGCCCTGGACATATCTGGAGGCGCCGGAGCTGACCGAAGGGCTGATCGATGCGGTGGTCGAAGGCACGGCTGAACAGCAGGGCGAACGCAGCCTGGATGCCCTGGAACGCTACCGCGACGACTGCTTGCTGGCGGTACTGGAGGCGATCCGCCAGACCAAGGCCAGGCACGGCTTCGCGTTCGCCGACTGA
- a CDS encoding thioesterase family protein, whose amino-acid sequence MTLATYQTSIHSDWVDYNGHLRDAFYLLIFSHATDALMDELGLDEAGRARTGHTLYTLECHLNFLAEVKEGERVQVRTQLLAHDAKRLHIHHALYRPGESASLAESEQMLMNIDSAAGRAAPFDAQVAEKVAQLASGHQGLPQPACVGRVIGLRRAA is encoded by the coding sequence ATGACCCTTGCCACCTACCAAACCAGCATTCATTCCGACTGGGTCGACTACAACGGCCACTTGCGTGACGCCTTCTACCTGCTGATCTTCAGTCATGCCACCGATGCGCTGATGGACGAGCTGGGACTGGACGAAGCCGGTCGTGCCCGTACTGGACACACGCTCTACACCCTGGAGTGTCACCTCAACTTTCTGGCCGAAGTGAAAGAGGGCGAGCGGGTGCAAGTGCGCACGCAGCTGTTGGCGCATGACGCGAAACGCCTGCATATCCACCATGCGCTGTATCGACCTGGCGAGAGCGCCAGCCTCGCGGAGAGCGAGCAGATGCTGATGAACATCGACAGTGCCGCTGGCCGCGCGGCGCCGTTCGACGCCCAAGTGGCCGAAAAGGTCGCGCAGTTGGCCAGCGGGCATCAGGGACTGCCACAGCCGGCCTGCGTCGGCCGGGTCATAGGCCTGCGCCGCGCTGCGTAG
- a CDS encoding YkgJ family cysteine cluster protein, with protein MIKPRLIAAAEIDRLETWAKYTADMCHSCMSSCCTLPVEVRLNDLIRLELVDEFERSEPPKNIAKRLQKDGVVERFNQKSGIFTLTRMSNNDCLFLDRKTRLCTVYEKRPDTCRHHPKVGPRPGYCAYKPK; from the coding sequence ATGATCAAACCCCGCCTGATAGCCGCTGCAGAGATAGACCGCCTGGAAACCTGGGCCAAATATACGGCCGATATGTGCCACAGCTGCATGTCCAGCTGCTGCACGCTGCCGGTTGAAGTGCGCCTGAACGATCTGATCCGCCTGGAACTGGTGGACGAGTTCGAACGCAGCGAGCCACCGAAGAACATCGCCAAGCGCCTGCAGAAGGATGGAGTGGTCGAACGCTTCAACCAGAAGTCGGGCATCTTCACCCTGACGCGCATGTCCAACAACGACTGCCTGTTCCTCGACCGCAAGACACGCCTGTGCACGGTCTACGAGAAGCGCCCGGACACCTGCCGCCATCACCCCAAGGTCGGACCACGGCCAGGGTATTGCGCGTACAAGCCCAAATAA
- a CDS encoding DUF2339 domain-containing protein, whose translation MQWIFMLVGLVLGAGVSESVTGAILGGLLGLSLGQALRLHGLETRNAQLTAQLKEFAERFERGTRAMHERLVKVEQGERADPEPAPTEQTSPVAAELEPQPPLEPVVAEAATTERAPEVELDWTLEPEIEAALQQPAEAPTPQRAAQVAHEPQSAPQAGPWKPREPREPNLLERGFAAAKAWLLGGNTLLRVGVVLLFLGLAFLLRYATEGVEVPIELRYMGVAASALALLGLGWWLRRRNRNYALVLQGTGIAVLYLTVFAAMRLHPLLDPGMALGLLVAVTLFSAILSVQQNALGLAAAAALGGFAAPILTSTGSGNHVALFSYFALLNAGIFAIAWFKAWRLLNLIGFVGTFGIGFAWGLRSYTPGLLWSTQPFLILFFLMYVAIGLLFARRTLRDAADAPEARDELLRWSLRRGDYVDATTLFGPPLVGFGLQVALVRHIEFAAAFSALGLGLFYLLLARVLKARAGERALLLVETSLALGVVFASLAIPLGLDARWTSAAWAVEGAGIFWLGLRQGRPLARAFALLLQVGAALAFVTGLGFGYDSLLDGSPLGALMLGMALLFSYWQLRQAPGLANAWENRLLPWLGLTGLAFLYLIAPLLFEAPGTAIAWALAGLATLFVGLRLAAPSFVYSAFAIQLLGGLLFLGQMALDSLFGSGGFSAGWFGLLAASMVGFGLIAGMLLAARDPHIRENRRLLGALSAVMLVGLAFINLAVLFVLPWVAAAAVWGGTGLLILWLGLYLQQRAAFLFSLVLQVFAGLAFLAAGPLLLAGISGDGLSPLAHTGFWTPAVLGLAAQIGAWRLHSLARSGRETGIDGVSLRRLGQLLLAWGAGWWALAVSSEVLRFVAPDLQAGALLVLAALSVLIWMPLALRTGWRELAVLCSLLAPVAGVVLIHAWHSLYHPAANLGWLGWAAVLVVHLLALRRLADLLPSQAASVAHVLGCWLLIAVLALELRYLLLSLADHYNAWRWLGWALLPTAYLWGMAQARRLPWPVVAFEREYRLWAAAPLAASMLVWFWLANANSAGDSDPLPYLPLLNPLELGLLLCLGALVVWGRFALPRFGLEPARALQITQCVAGLSLFALLTVMVMRTAHHWGGVVWSSPALFDSMLVQAGLSIVWTLIALALMLFGHLRARRELWLVGAALIALVVAKLFFIELGNRGGLERIVSFIGVGVLLLVVGYFAPLPPRKTDEIPANKESLS comes from the coding sequence ATGCAATGGATCTTCATGCTGGTCGGACTGGTGCTCGGCGCGGGCGTCAGCGAATCCGTCACGGGCGCCATTCTCGGCGGCCTGCTCGGCCTCAGTCTGGGGCAGGCGCTGCGCCTGCACGGGCTGGAGACGCGCAATGCGCAGCTGACTGCGCAGCTCAAGGAATTCGCCGAGCGCTTCGAGCGCGGCACCCGCGCCATGCACGAGCGCCTGGTCAAGGTGGAGCAGGGCGAACGGGCTGATCCCGAGCCGGCGCCCACCGAGCAGACCTCACCCGTCGCGGCCGAGCTCGAGCCCCAACCGCCGCTCGAGCCGGTTGTGGCCGAGGCCGCCACCACCGAGCGGGCGCCAGAGGTGGAGCTGGACTGGACGCTGGAGCCGGAAATCGAAGCGGCGCTGCAGCAGCCCGCCGAAGCGCCAACGCCCCAGCGGGCCGCACAGGTCGCCCATGAGCCGCAGTCGGCGCCCCAGGCCGGCCCCTGGAAACCCCGCGAGCCGCGCGAACCGAATCTGCTGGAACGGGGCTTCGCCGCTGCCAAGGCCTGGCTACTGGGTGGCAACACCTTATTGCGGGTCGGCGTGGTGCTGCTGTTCCTTGGCCTGGCCTTCCTCCTGCGCTACGCCACCGAAGGCGTCGAGGTGCCGATCGAGCTGCGCTACATGGGCGTGGCGGCCAGTGCTCTTGCACTGCTGGGCCTGGGCTGGTGGCTGCGCCGGCGTAACCGCAACTACGCCCTGGTGCTGCAGGGTACCGGTATCGCCGTGTTGTATCTGACCGTGTTCGCTGCCATGCGCCTGCATCCGTTGCTCGACCCTGGCATGGCGCTGGGGCTATTGGTCGCGGTCACGTTGTTCTCGGCCATTCTCTCGGTGCAGCAGAATGCGCTTGGCCTGGCAGCTGCGGCGGCGCTGGGGGGCTTTGCCGCGCCGATCCTCACTTCGACCGGCAGCGGCAACCATGTCGCGCTGTTCTCCTATTTCGCCCTGCTCAATGCCGGCATCTTCGCCATCGCCTGGTTCAAGGCCTGGCGCTTGCTCAACCTGATCGGTTTCGTCGGCACCTTCGGTATCGGTTTCGCCTGGGGCCTGCGTTCCTACACGCCCGGGCTGTTGTGGAGCACCCAGCCCTTCCTGATCCTGTTCTTCCTGATGTACGTGGCCATCGGCCTGCTGTTCGCTCGTCGCACCCTGCGTGACGCAGCGGATGCGCCCGAGGCGCGTGACGAGCTGCTGCGCTGGTCGCTGCGCCGTGGCGACTATGTCGATGCCACCACGCTGTTCGGCCCGCCGCTGGTCGGCTTTGGCCTGCAGGTGGCGTTGGTCCGCCATATCGAGTTCGCCGCTGCCTTCAGCGCCCTTGGTCTTGGCTTGTTCTATCTGCTGCTGGCGCGCGTACTCAAGGCGCGTGCCGGCGAACGAGCGTTGCTGCTGGTGGAAACCAGCCTGGCGCTTGGCGTGGTATTCGCCAGCCTGGCCATTCCGCTCGGCCTCGATGCGCGCTGGACGAGCGCTGCCTGGGCCGTGGAAGGCGCTGGCATCTTCTGGCTGGGCCTGCGCCAAGGGCGGCCGTTGGCGCGTGCGTTTGCCCTGCTGTTGCAGGTCGGTGCGGCCTTGGCGTTCGTCACTGGCCTGGGTTTCGGCTACGACAGCCTGCTCGATGGCTCACCCTTAGGTGCACTGATGCTCGGTATGGCGTTGCTGTTCAGCTACTGGCAACTGCGCCAGGCGCCAGGGCTCGCCAACGCCTGGGAGAACCGACTGCTGCCCTGGCTGGGGCTGACTGGGTTGGCTTTCCTCTATCTGATCGCTCCGCTGCTGTTCGAGGCGCCCGGTACGGCGATTGCCTGGGCGCTGGCCGGGCTGGCGACGCTATTTGTGGGCCTGCGCCTGGCCGCGCCGAGCTTCGTCTACAGCGCTTTCGCCATCCAGTTGCTCGGTGGCCTGCTGTTCCTCGGCCAGATGGCGCTGGATTCTCTGTTTGGCAGCGGTGGTTTCAGCGCCGGATGGTTTGGCCTGCTGGCTGCGTCCATGGTCGGTTTCGGCCTGATTGCCGGCATGCTGCTGGCGGCGCGTGATCCGCACATCCGCGAGAACCGCCGGCTGCTCGGCGCATTGTCGGCGGTCATGCTGGTAGGCCTGGCGTTCATCAACCTGGCCGTGCTGTTCGTCCTGCCCTGGGTGGCGGCTGCCGCGGTATGGGGCGGTACGGGGCTGCTGATTCTCTGGCTGGGGCTGTATCTGCAGCAGCGTGCGGCCTTCCTGTTCAGCCTGGTGCTGCAGGTGTTCGCCGGCCTGGCCTTTCTTGCTGCTGGGCCGCTGTTGCTGGCGGGCATCAGTGGTGACGGTCTTTCACCCTTGGCGCACACCGGTTTCTGGACGCCGGCCGTGCTGGGGCTGGCCGCGCAAATCGGTGCCTGGCGCCTGCACAGCCTGGCCCGTAGCGGGCGAGAGACTGGCATTGACGGCGTCAGCCTGAGGCGTCTGGGGCAGTTGTTGCTGGCCTGGGGCGCCGGCTGGTGGGCGCTGGCAGTGAGCAGCGAAGTGCTACGTTTCGTGGCGCCGGATCTACAAGCCGGCGCGTTGCTGGTGCTGGCGGCACTGTCGGTGCTGATCTGGATGCCGCTGGCCTTGCGCACCGGCTGGCGCGAGCTGGCGGTGCTGTGCAGCCTGCTGGCCCCGGTAGCCGGGGTGGTCCTGATCCATGCCTGGCATTCGCTCTACCATCCTGCTGCGAACCTTGGTTGGTTGGGCTGGGCAGCGGTGCTGGTCGTGCATTTGTTGGCATTGAGGCGACTCGCCGATCTGCTGCCGAGCCAGGCGGCCAGTGTCGCCCATGTGCTCGGCTGCTGGCTGCTGATTGCCGTACTGGCGCTGGAATTGCGCTATCTGCTGTTGAGCCTGGCCGACCACTACAACGCCTGGCGCTGGCTGGGTTGGGCCTTGCTGCCGACCGCCTATCTGTGGGGCATGGCGCAGGCACGTCGCCTGCCATGGCCGGTGGTCGCTTTCGAGCGCGAATACCGGCTCTGGGCCGCTGCGCCGCTGGCGGCATCGATGCTTGTCTGGTTCTGGCTGGCCAACGCCAACAGTGCCGGCGACAGCGACCCGCTGCCCTACCTGCCGCTGCTGAACCCGCTGGAACTCGGCCTGCTGCTGTGCCTGGGGGCGTTGGTGGTCTGGGGACGATTTGCCCTGCCACGTTTCGGCCTGGAGCCTGCGCGGGCGCTACAGATCACTCAGTGCGTGGCTGGACTGTCGCTGTTCGCCCTGCTGACGGTGATGGTGATGCGTACGGCTCATCACTGGGGCGGTGTCGTCTGGAGCAGCCCGGCGCTGTTCGATTCGATGCTGGTGCAGGCCGGTTTGTCCATCGTCTGGACCCTGATCGCCCTGGCGCTGATGCTGTTCGGCCACCTGCGTGCGCGTCGCGAGCTGTGGTTGGTTGGCGCCGCGCTAATCGCCCTGGTAGTGGCGAAGCTGTTTTTCATCGAACTGGGCAATCGTGGCGGGCTGGAGCGCATCGTGTCGTTCATCGGTGTCGGCGTGCTGCTCCTGGTCGTGGGCTATTTTGCCCCGCTACCGCCGCGCAAGACCGATGAAATCCCTGCGAACAAGGAGTCGTTGTCGTGA
- a CDS encoding DUF3999 domain-containing protein, giving the protein MRIIATLLTLGLSLLSSVQAEERPQDYRQLLPLTLDGAGPWYRVELPMAVHYAARHADLRDLRIFNGAGQAQAYALLPGRSESRDEEQEHGVRWFPLYADAQQNDAPRLRVQRSTDGTLIELSGDEPSPAQRQLRGWLLDASAIDAPLVRLDLSWSGGEEGFQSFSIEASDDLQHWRRWGEGQVARLSFAGDRIDQRQVELPARSARYIRLLWDSPRQVPELDAVTLRSRRKASSPAPLVWSEPMQAQITNDGHYQWQLPQALPVERLRIHLDEPNTLAPVLFEARSVEKDPWRVLASGVFYRLPQDGREVRQDELALPAWPVRQVRLKVDARGGGLGDQAPTAAFAVRATQLVFLARGEPPYRLAVGRGDVTSAALPVSTLIPGYSDERLASLTVAQVDVAAVQSTEVDAPATAAMDWKRWGLWAVLLLGVALLAAMAASLLRRPDKG; this is encoded by the coding sequence GTGAGAATCATCGCCACCCTTCTGACCCTAGGCCTGTCGCTGCTCTCCAGCGTACAAGCCGAAGAGCGCCCGCAGGACTATCGCCAGTTGTTGCCGCTTACGCTGGACGGGGCAGGCCCCTGGTATCGGGTCGAGTTGCCGATGGCCGTGCACTACGCCGCTCGGCATGCCGATCTGCGTGACCTGCGCATCTTCAACGGTGCCGGTCAGGCTCAGGCCTATGCGTTGCTGCCAGGCCGGAGCGAGTCGCGTGATGAAGAGCAGGAGCACGGGGTGCGTTGGTTCCCGTTGTATGCCGATGCACAGCAGAACGATGCGCCGCGCCTGCGCGTGCAACGCAGCACCGACGGTACCTTGATCGAGTTGAGTGGTGACGAGCCGTCGCCCGCGCAGCGCCAGCTGCGTGGCTGGCTGCTCGACGCCAGCGCCATCGATGCGCCACTGGTGCGCCTCGACCTCAGCTGGAGCGGCGGCGAGGAGGGCTTTCAGAGTTTCTCCATCGAGGCCAGCGACGACCTGCAGCACTGGCGTCGTTGGGGCGAGGGGCAGGTGGCGCGCCTGAGCTTTGCAGGCGACAGAATCGATCAGCGTCAGGTAGAACTGCCCGCTCGCTCGGCACGCTACATCCGACTGCTCTGGGACAGCCCGCGGCAGGTGCCGGAGCTGGACGCGGTGACGCTGCGCAGTCGCCGCAAGGCGAGCAGCCCGGCGCCGCTGGTCTGGTCCGAACCGATGCAGGCGCAAATCACGAACGACGGACATTACCAATGGCAATTGCCGCAAGCGCTGCCGGTAGAGCGCCTACGCATCCATCTGGACGAGCCCAACACCCTGGCTCCTGTCCTGTTCGAGGCGCGCTCGGTGGAAAAGGACCCCTGGCGAGTGCTTGCCAGTGGTGTGTTCTATCGACTGCCGCAGGACGGTCGCGAAGTGCGACAGGATGAATTGGCCCTGCCAGCCTGGCCGGTGCGCCAGGTGCGCCTGAAGGTCGATGCACGTGGTGGCGGCCTGGGCGATCAGGCCCCGACCGCGGCCTTCGCTGTGCGCGCCACCCAGCTGGTTTTCCTGGCGCGTGGCGAGCCGCCCTATCGACTCGCGGTAGGAAGGGGCGATGTCACATCGGCCGCGCTTCCCGTCAGCACCCTGATCCCCGGATATTCGGATGAGCGTCTGGCTTCGCTGACAGTGGCACAGGTCGATGTCGCTGCCGTGCAGTCGACTGAGGTGGATGCACCGGCGACTGCGGCGATGGACTGGAAGCGTTGGGGACTTTGGGCTGTACTGTTGCTCGGCGTGGCATTGTTGGCCGCGATGGCGGCGAGCCTTCTGCGGCGCCCCGACAAAGGCTGA
- a CDS encoding histidine kinase N-terminal 7TM domain-containing diguanylate cyclase, with product MAPGWSPSPPVLVTLLVCFGVILLAHWMTRQRDFPGRDSFILLHLSSLWWMACASLELSVMSAECKMFLSGLAWLGILFTPTFWAVFLWQYVNSVRTPVPRAGVLALSLMPVLVWIIALSNPWHNLFYLASTGPIDDSPGAPVRYRHGPLFYATAAYVYLLMAFCMGVVVRAAVLSHGLHRRHYLGFVLVTAAPWTANIAYVVFGWTVFGVDPTPFCFAFTLVAFAWLILGVRLFDLLPVARHLLLEALIDPVLVVDPRGRVIEANPAALKLAGLQQGWQGRALVDWPVFGADLQRLLEQHQGEASEQMLSLTSAARYYEVRVRGIERATRNGPVLLGRMLYVRDVTLRHLAELKLAEALAVSEERLRTISVLHEQLREQALCDPLTGLYNRRYLDEFFDRELARAQRESLPLALALIDLDHFKRLNDECGHLVGDDVLKAVAQHLLDNLRSTDAVFRIGGEEFLLILPGLDAQAAEVRLESLRLQLADMDQPTRIGALPVTLSAGIAVWPTNGEKLDELLQAADMALYSAKRGGRNRIALAS from the coding sequence ATGGCGCCAGGTTGGTCACCGTCGCCGCCGGTTCTCGTCACTTTGCTGGTGTGCTTCGGCGTCATCCTGCTGGCGCACTGGATGACCCGTCAGCGCGACTTTCCCGGACGCGACAGTTTCATACTGCTGCATCTTTCCAGCCTCTGGTGGATGGCCTGCGCCTCACTTGAACTGAGCGTGATGTCGGCAGAGTGCAAGATGTTCCTCTCCGGCCTGGCCTGGCTCGGCATCCTCTTCACGCCCACGTTCTGGGCGGTATTTCTATGGCAGTACGTCAATAGCGTGCGCACGCCGGTGCCGCGTGCCGGGGTGCTGGCGCTGAGCCTCATGCCGGTGCTGGTCTGGATCATTGCGCTGAGTAACCCCTGGCACAACCTGTTCTACCTTGCCAGCACCGGCCCAATCGATGACAGTCCAGGGGCTCCGGTGCGTTATCGACATGGTCCGCTGTTCTACGCCACCGCTGCTTATGTCTACCTGCTGATGGCGTTCTGCATGGGCGTGGTAGTGCGTGCAGCGGTACTCAGCCACGGGTTGCATCGGCGGCATTATCTGGGCTTCGTACTGGTCACGGCAGCGCCCTGGACGGCCAACATCGCCTACGTGGTGTTCGGCTGGACCGTATTTGGCGTCGACCCCACGCCGTTCTGCTTCGCTTTCACCCTGGTCGCCTTCGCCTGGCTGATTCTCGGTGTGCGCCTGTTCGACCTGCTGCCGGTGGCGCGTCACCTGCTGCTCGAGGCCCTGATCGATCCGGTGCTGGTGGTCGATCCGCGCGGGCGGGTGATCGAGGCCAACCCGGCAGCGCTCAAGCTGGCCGGCCTGCAGCAGGGCTGGCAGGGGCGAGCACTGGTCGACTGGCCGGTATTCGGTGCCGATCTGCAACGCTTGCTCGAACAGCACCAAGGCGAGGCGAGCGAGCAGATGCTCAGCCTGACCAGCGCCGCGCGCTACTACGAAGTGCGTGTGCGCGGGATCGAGCGCGCCACACGCAACGGTCCGGTTCTGCTTGGGCGCATGCTCTACGTGCGTGACGTCACGTTGCGGCATCTCGCCGAACTGAAGCTGGCCGAGGCCCTGGCCGTCAGTGAGGAGCGCCTGCGCACCATTTCCGTACTGCACGAGCAACTGCGTGAGCAGGCGTTGTGCGACCCGCTGACCGGGCTCTACAACCGCCGCTATCTGGATGAATTCTTCGACCGTGAACTGGCCAGGGCGCAGCGCGAAAGTCTGCCCTTGGCACTGGCGCTGATCGACCTCGACCATTTCAAACGACTCAACGACGAGTGTGGCCATCTGGTCGGCGACGATGTACTCAAGGCCGTGGCGCAGCACCTGCTGGACAACCTGCGCAGCACCGATGCCGTGTTCCGTATCGGTGGTGAGGAGTTTCTGCTGATATTGCCAGGGTTGGATGCCCAGGCTGCGGAAGTGCGCCTCGAATCGTTGCGCCTGCAGTTGGCCGACATGGACCAGCCGACGCGCATAGGCGCGCTGCCAGTGACACTGTCTGCTGGAATAGCCGTATGGCCCACCAATGGCGAGAAACTTGATGAGCTGTTGCAAGCAGCAGATATGGCTCTTTATTCAGCCAAGCGAGGAGGAAGGAACCGTATAGCTTTGGCTTCATAG